From the genome of Vicia villosa cultivar HV-30 ecotype Madison, WI linkage group LG2, Vvil1.0, whole genome shotgun sequence, one region includes:
- the LOC131651279 gene encoding uncharacterized protein LOC131651279 has translation MICWNVRGLNKSARCLEVGVHLKNLQVSCLALLETRVKANKSDSVRKRLGFNWDFIDNYECHINGRIWIAWDPNIWSIIPSEKTDQLIHSTVYNRAGDFNNILKVGDRIGGNEVHLAEYIDMEEMMVTSSLAEHESIGPWFTWHNKQLANPIYSRIDRGLVNAEWHRTYPNSSVEVLNPSISDHALLRIKLDSLQTVKKIKHRFKFLNCIAGHANFLQTLRANWTHIGGDNPMAQFWKNLHKLQYSMKGLTWQMTEGIRNLNMSRENLDKAQTRLAADQMNPTLCQEVKFWTDEVLKNSELEEQILQQKLKCDWINLGDGNNAYFYANLKSKNKQVQIKELEDANGNKITEQEDIETEVLSFYTNLVGQAARQRSQVDICSLRGGAQLSREQMDCLIGPVTEAEIWKAIHSMGDSKAPGVDGLKVMS, from the exons ATGATTTGCTGGAACGTGAGAGGACTCAATAAATCTGCTAGATGCCTGGAGGTTGGAGTCCACCTCAAGAATTTACAGGTGAGTTGTCTGGCATTACTTGAAACTAGGGTTAAGGCTAATAAAAGTGATTCTGTTAGGAAGAGACTGGGTTTCAACTGGGATTTTATTGATAACTATGAGTGTCATATAAATGGAAGGATCTGGATAGCTTGGGATCCTAACATTTGGAGTATTATCCCCAGTGAGAAAACTGATCAATTAATACACAGTACTGTTTACAATAGGGCAG GTGACTTCAACAACATCCTGAAAGttggagatagaattggtgggaATGAGGTGCATTTGGCTGAATATATTGACATGGAAGAAATGATGGTTACTAGCAGTCTTGCTGAACATGAATCTATAGGACCATGGTTTACTTGGCATAATAAGCAGCTTGCTAATCCAATATATTCCAGAATAGATAGGGGCCTGGTTAATGCTGAATGGCATAGAACATACCCCAATAGTAGTGTGGAGGTGCTTAATCCCAGCATATCTGATCATGCCCTGTTAAGAATCAAATTGGATAGCCTCCAAACTGTGAAGAAAATCAAGCATCGATTTAAGTTCCTAAACTGTATTGCTGGTCATGCCAATTTTCTCCAGACTTTAAGGGCAAATTGGACACACATTGGAGGAGATAATCCAATGGCACAGTTTTGGAAGAACTTACATAAACTTCAATATAGTATGAAGGGTTTGACATGGCAAATGACTGAGGGGATTAGAAATTTAAATATGAGCAGAGAAAATCTGGATAAAGCTCAGACTCGGTTAGCTGCTGACCAGATGAACCCTACTCTTTGCCAAGAAGTAAAGTTCTGGACTGATGAAGTTTTAAAAAACTCTGAGTTGGAAGAACAGATCCTGCAGCAGAAACTCAAGTGTGACTGGATTAACCTGGGTGATGGAAACAATGCATACTTTTATGCAAATCTTAAATCCAAAAACAAGCAAGTACAGATCAAGGAACTGGAAGATGCTAATGGAAATAAGATAACTGAACAGGAAGACATTGAGACAGAAGTGCTCTCTTTCTATACAAATCTGGTTGGGCAAGCTGCAAGGCAAAGAAGCCAGGTGGATATTTGCAGTCTGAGAGGAGGAGCTCAGTTAAGTAGAGAGCAAATGGATTGCCTCATTGGCCCAGTGACTGAGGCTGAAATTTGGAAGGCTATACATAGTATGGGTGATTCAAAGGCACCAGGGGTGGATGGATTAAAAGTGATGTCATGA